The following nucleotide sequence is from Gordonia jinghuaiqii.
TTCGTCGCCACCATGGCTCCCGGGAAGGATCGCGCCCTGAAGTCCCGGCCCGAAATCGTTACAATGACCGACGGTGACGATCAACAGCTCAGTCGACGACGGCCAACGTACGCAGCTGCATCCGGTGTCCCCGATCGCGGAGTTCGCGCGATTCGGGGCGACAACCGCCCACGCAGCCGCAGGCGTCGGACGGTTCGTCCTCCACACGGCAGGCGACGCATTACGCGGTCGCACACCCAACGCTGCGCGGGTCGCGCACGAGATACGGACGACCTTCGAGCATCTCGGACCGACATATGTGAAGCTCGGCCAGCTCATCGCGTCGAGCCCAGGGGTCTTCTCCGAGGAGATGTCCGCCGAGTTCGAGACCCTGCTCGACCGGGTGAAACCCGCCGACCCGGCACTCATACGCGAGCAGTTCATCGCCGAACTGGGCCGGAGCCCCGAGGAGGTCTTCGCGGCCTTCGACCCGGTACCGATCGCCTCGGCCTCGATCGCGCAGGTGCACACCGCGACGCTGCACACCGGCGAAGACGTCGTGGTCAAGATCCAGCGGCCCGGCATCGCCGACCGCCTCGCCCCCGACGTCGCGATCCTCGAACGTCTCGCCGGGATCGCCGAGGTCTCCGAGTACGGCCGCATGCTCAGTGCACGGCACGTCGTCGAGGACTTCGCCGCGGGCCTCGACGCCGAGCTGGACTTCCGCGTCGAGGCGGCCGCGATGCGCGAGTGGTACGACTCCCTGCAACCCGGGCCCTATGGCGACCGGGTCCGCGTCCCGCGCGTGTTCGACGACTTCACCACGCAGCGGGTGCTCACCATGGAACGTATCTACGCGACCCGCATCGACGATGCCGCCGCTGTCCGCGCCGCCGGTCACGACGGTGTCGCACTGTGCCGCAACCTGCTTCTGTCCCTGCTCGACTCCGCCTTCCACGGCGGACTCTTCCACGGCGATCTGCACGCCGGGAACGTGCTCGTCGACGAGGCCGGGAAGCTGGTGCTGCTCGACTTCGGCATCGTCGGCCGTTTCACCCCGCGCACCCGTCGCATCCTGCGGCAGCTCGTCGTGGACCTGGTGGTGCGCGGCGACTACGAATCCGCAGGCCGTGCGATCTTCCTCCTCGGCGCCGTTCACAAGCCGGGCTCCACCACCAAGGGCGCCGCGGACATCAAGAAGGTCACCACGCCGCTGTCCACCACCGATCTCGGCTCGATGTCCTACACCGACCTCGGCAGGCAGATCGCGGCGGTCGCCAAGGCGCACGACGCCCGGCTCCCCCGCGAGCTGGTCCTCGTCGGCAAGCAGCTGTTGTACGTGGAGAAGTACATGAAGCTGCTCGCACCCCGGTGGAAGGCCATGTCGGACAAGGAGATCTACGGCTATATGGCGGGGATCCTGAAAGAGGCCGAACGCGACCGCAGGGCCGACCGCACCGCCGGGGCATGAGCACAAACACCTGGATTCCGGCATGTCGGACCCACTGGCGACCAACATGAGACCCAGAGACCGCTAGGGTGAGAGCGATTAGCTGATCCAGGAGTCATACATGAGACGTTTCGTGCCGGCAGTGCTGGCCTTCTTCGGCGCTGCCTTCATCGCAGCAGCCATCGCCATACCTCTTTACCTGGTGCCGCAGTTGAAGGTGGTGCCACTCGATCTGGACATCACCTCCGACGCCACCACGGTCTCGCCCGACGGGTCGACCGGCGAGCGGTTCCCCGCGGTCATCTTCGATCGCTGTTCGGTCTCCGAAGACCGTGCACGCACGCTCGACGCCCATCTGACCCAGCAGCGGCGCTCGATCATCACCGAGCCGTCCGACAGCCGGCAGGCGAGTCTGCAGTCCGCGCAGACCGTCCGCATCGACCGGTTGCGCGACGCCGAAGGAGTGGAGACCGAGCCGACCGTCGCCGCTGCAGGTGAGACCCGCACCTGTACCGACGGACTGCTGACGGCGACCATCGACCGAGTCTCGGTGAACCGCAAGACCTCGGCACCCAACGGGGCGGTCAGCTCGTTGCAGCTCGAGGCAGTTCCCGAGGGCGGAAACGTCAACGACGTCTCGGTCGCTCTCGACAACCGCACCGGATACCAGTACAAGTTCGGTTTCGACGTCCAGGAGCGCGACTACCCGTACTACGACCTCAACACCCGCCAGGACTGCACGGCGAAGTTCGAGGGCGAGGAGACCATCGACGGGGTCAAGACGTACCACTTCGTGTGTGACGTCCCCGAGACCGACATCTCCAACCTCCCGAACGCGCAGGGCGAGGCCGCACTGGGCACCATGCTGACGATGCCGGCCAAGTGGTGGGGCATCACCGGTCGCGGTGTGCGACCGAATGATCCGATCACGATGCACCGCTACGCCGCGGCCACGCGCCACGTGTGGGTGGAGCCCGAGACCGGCACCATCGTCGACGGCCGCGAGGATCAGCACCAGTACTTCAAGTCGCCCGATCAGAGCGATGCCACCCCGGAGGCCGTGCGGGAGTTCCGCATGGACGCGCTGAAGGGCACGTTCAAGTGGTCCGACGAGACGGTCGCCAACCAGGCGGACAAGGCCAGCGGCTACCTCAATCAGCTGAAGGTCGGCGGATTCTGGGCGCCGATCATCCTCGGCGTCGTCGGCGCGATCCTGCTGATCGTCGCGGCGCTGATGTTCTTCCGCGGTGGCCGCAACAACCGCACCGACGACGACGACGTCCCGCCGGTCGCGACACGGCCTGCCGATGACCGCACCACCACGCTGACCAAGCGCAGCGGCCCGCCTGCAGGCGCGGCCCCTGCGTCCGGCAACCCGTGGGAGCGGCCAACCGAGCAGATCCCCAGGGTCGACGGCGGCGAACCGCCCGCCGACGACTCGGCCACGCGCACCTTCCGCAAGCAGCCACCGCCCGAGTAGGGCACGGCGGTAGAAGCGACCACAGCGGGCGCATCCGGTAACCACCGGGTGCGCCCGCTGTGTTGTGTGCTCGAGGTCGGGCGATGTCGGCACCGAGTGACTCCGATGGCGAGTGACCCGGACAGTGTGTGACCCGGACAGTGAGTGACCCCGACGGCTCCGCGGACCCGCTGAGCGCCCAGAGGTGCTCGGCCGCAGCAGAAGGCCGTCACCACCCCTGCCCCGAGAGCTGCTGAAGCCTGCAGAGGACCGCGACGAAGGGCCTTGCCGAGGTTCCTCACCAAGCCGCAGCCTCCGATACACATGACAAGGGCCGGTGACCCGAAGGTCACCGGCCCTTGTCGGTGTCTTACGTGCGGAGAGGTCTTACGTGCGGAGAGCTACTGCTCGGCTCAGAAGAACGCCGGGCGGAAGGTCTTGACCCACGAGTCCTTGAAGGTGCTCTGCCAGTAGTCCCACCAGTGCGCGCCGTCCGGGGTGATCCGGGTGCTGAGCTTGACGCCCGGGACGAGCGCAAGGCGACCGATGTAGAGCTGGCTGCTCGTCGATGCGGCGACCTCGAGCGGGATCATCTGCGCGAACTTGACCGGGTCGAAGTTGCTGCTGGACGGATTGACCGAGGAGTCGTACTTGCTGCCGACACCGCTACCGGACGAGACGTAGACGTTCTTCCCGGCGAGGTTGCCCGCGCTCAGGAACGGGTCGTTCTGGAACCAGCTACCGGCCGGGTAGAAGCCCCACATGTTGAACGGGTTGCCGCCGACCTCCGCGACCGAGGCCATGATGCCCTGCGTGAAGCCCGGCAGGGTGACCGTCGGATAGCCGCTGTAGGACGCGACCGCCTTGTAGAAGTTGGGGTGGCGTGAGGCCAGGTTCAGTGCCGAGGTGCCCGACATCGACAGACCGGCGATGCCGTTGCGGCGGTTGTCGCTGCCGTGACGAGCCGCCATGTAGCGCGGCAGTTCGCGGGTCAGGAAGGTCTCCCACTTGTTGACGCCCAGTCTGGGGTCGGCCGACTGCCAGTCGGTGTAGAAGCTGCCTGCGCCACCGAACGGGATCGCCACGTTGGTGCCCTTGCCCGCCATGTAGCGCGCGACGTCGGTGTTGATCAGCCAGCCGCTGTTGTTGTTGGGGGCGCGGAGTCCGTCGAGGAGGTACAGCGTCGGCTTCGGTCCGCTACCACCGGCCGAGACGATGCACACGGGCACGGTCCGGTTCATGGCGTTCGCGCGGACGTACTCGACAGTGCAGCCGTTGGCGGCAGAGGCCTCCGGGGGAGCTGCGACCAGCGTCGCACCCGAGACGGCCACAAGAGCCACGAGTCCGGCGACGAGGCGCTTACGGGCGCGTGTCAGCATTCGTCAGTTTTCCTTTGGATCTCCGCGGCCGGAGTCGGCCGCGATGGGTGTTGCCTACCGGGTACTGCGGTGGGCCTACGCGATGGGTCTTTACGTAGTGGGGATTGTATTGGTCCCCGGCGGAAGCGGTACCCGTCCTTGAGGAGTGTAACGGCACGATAACGCGGCGGCCAAGGTCAGAACTATCTTCGTGACTCCCCGATCCAGTGTTCCACGTCACAATTCACGGTCCTGAACAGCTCATACCGCTCATACGCGTCGCCACGCTCCGACATTTCGTCCGTTCGGACCACATCCCCGCGACCGCCTCGTTATTCGTTTGGGTGGTGAACGGTGATACGGCGCATCGGCCGCAACCACGCACGGACGGCTCCCCGGGCAATTAGGGTCGGGGCGTGAACATGGGCGAGTACCTCTCCGCCGACGCCACCACCCTCGCCGGCCTCGTCGGCGCGGGCGAGGTGACCCCCGCCGAACTGCTCGATCTCGCGCGGTCCCGCGCCGACGCGGTCAACCCGGCGTTGAACGCGATCGTCATCCGGATGGACGCCGAAGCCGACGCCCGGGCCCGCGGCGAGCTGTCCGGACCGTTCGCGGGCGTCCCGTTTCTGATCAAGGACCTCGCGCAGGACTATCGCGGGTACCCGACGAGCCGCGGTTCGCGCGCGCTCGCCACCCACATCGCCACCGAGCATTCCCATGGCGTCCGCCGCTTGCTCGACGCCGGGCTGGTGATCTTCGGCAAGACCAACACCCCCGAGTTCGGGGCCAAGGGGATCACCGAACCGACCTTCTGGGGACCCACCCGCAATCCGTGGGATCTGAACGTCACACCGGGCGGCTCGTCGGGCGGCAGTGCCGCTGCGGTGGCCGCGGGCATCGTGCCCGCCGCAGGTGCCAGCGACGGCGGCGGGTCCATCCGCATCCCGGCGGCATGTACGGGACTGTTCGGACTGAAGAGTTCGCGCGGGCTCATGCCGTACGGACCACAGACCGGCGAACCGCTCTTCGGGATGGGCGTCGAGGGCGTGGTGACCCGCACCGTGCGCGACGCCGCCGCCTTCTACGACGCGCTGATCGGGCCGACCGCGTCGTCGACCTACCCGGCGCCCCTGCACACCGAGAGCTTCAGCACCCGCATCGCGTCCCGGCCACGGCTCCTGCGGATCGGGCTCACCACGAAATCGGCGATCAACCCGAACCCGCACCCGGAGGCGCGCGCCGCGGTCGAGCACGCGGCGTCGTTGCTGACCGACCTCGGCCACCAGGTCGAGGAGGTCGAGCCACCTCACGACGACGCCGAGCTGGCCCGCGATTTCCTCGACATCTGGTTCGCAAAGTGTGCCGCGCAGGTCGACGAGGTGCGCCGCCTCACCGGCGCCCCCGACAGTCATTTCGAGGCCGACACACTGGCACTCGCCGAGCTGGGTCGCGCCGCCGGCGTCGTGCCGCTGTTCACCGCCCTCGACCACATCAACGATCACGTCCTCGCGCTGGAGCGCTTCCACCGAACCCACGACCTGCTGCTCACCCCGACCCTGGCGATGCCGCCGCCGCAGATCGGTTCGATGACAACCCCGCCGCTGCTGCAGCGCGCCGCCCGTCTGGCGGCCCGTGCCCGCTCCGGCCGGGTGATGGCGCGCCTGGGCATCGTCGATCAACTCATCAGCGAGAGCCTCGGCTGGGTCCCCTGCACCCAACTCGCGAACCTCACCGGCCGCCCGGCGATGAGCGTGCCGCTGCACTGGACCGAGGCCGGACTGCCCCTCGGCGTGCAGTTCGTCGGCAGGCTCGGCGCCGACGGTGATCTCCTCGCCCTCGCCGCCGGGCTCGAGGAGGCCGCGCCGTGGTTCCACCGGTACGCCGACATCGCGTTGTAGGGCGACGCTAGTCTCGTCTCGAAGATCACGTGTGGGGGATCACCCCCGACGTCGAACCCGGGGTGAG
It contains:
- a CDS encoding alpha/beta hydrolase, with the protein product MLTRARKRLVAGLVALVAVSGATLVAAPPEASAANGCTVEYVRANAMNRTVPVCIVSAGGSGPKPTLYLLDGLRAPNNNSGWLINTDVARYMAGKGTNVAIPFGGAGSFYTDWQSADPRLGVNKWETFLTRELPRYMAARHGSDNRRNGIAGLSMSGTSALNLASRHPNFYKAVASYSGYPTVTLPGFTQGIMASVAEVGGNPFNMWGFYPAGSWFQNDPFLSAGNLAGKNVYVSSGSGVGSKYDSSVNPSSSNFDPVKFAQMIPLEVAASTSSQLYIGRLALVPGVKLSTRITPDGAHWWDYWQSTFKDSWVKTFRPAFF
- a CDS encoding DUF3068 domain-containing protein, with the translated sequence MRRFVPAVLAFFGAAFIAAAIAIPLYLVPQLKVVPLDLDITSDATTVSPDGSTGERFPAVIFDRCSVSEDRARTLDAHLTQQRRSIITEPSDSRQASLQSAQTVRIDRLRDAEGVETEPTVAAAGETRTCTDGLLTATIDRVSVNRKTSAPNGAVSSLQLEAVPEGGNVNDVSVALDNRTGYQYKFGFDVQERDYPYYDLNTRQDCTAKFEGEETIDGVKTYHFVCDVPETDISNLPNAQGEAALGTMLTMPAKWWGITGRGVRPNDPITMHRYAAATRHVWVEPETGTIVDGREDQHQYFKSPDQSDATPEAVREFRMDALKGTFKWSDETVANQADKASGYLNQLKVGGFWAPIILGVVGAILLIVAALMFFRGGRNNRTDDDDVPPVATRPADDRTTTLTKRSGPPAGAAPASGNPWERPTEQIPRVDGGEPPADDSATRTFRKQPPPE
- a CDS encoding ABC1 kinase family protein codes for the protein MTINSSVDDGQRTQLHPVSPIAEFARFGATTAHAAAGVGRFVLHTAGDALRGRTPNAARVAHEIRTTFEHLGPTYVKLGQLIASSPGVFSEEMSAEFETLLDRVKPADPALIREQFIAELGRSPEEVFAAFDPVPIASASIAQVHTATLHTGEDVVVKIQRPGIADRLAPDVAILERLAGIAEVSEYGRMLSARHVVEDFAAGLDAELDFRVEAAAMREWYDSLQPGPYGDRVRVPRVFDDFTTQRVLTMERIYATRIDDAAAVRAAGHDGVALCRNLLLSLLDSAFHGGLFHGDLHAGNVLVDEAGKLVLLDFGIVGRFTPRTRRILRQLVVDLVVRGDYESAGRAIFLLGAVHKPGSTTKGAADIKKVTTPLSTTDLGSMSYTDLGRQIAAVAKAHDARLPRELVLVGKQLLYVEKYMKLLAPRWKAMSDKEIYGYMAGILKEAERDRRADRTAGA
- a CDS encoding amidase, with protein sequence MGEYLSADATTLAGLVGAGEVTPAELLDLARSRADAVNPALNAIVIRMDAEADARARGELSGPFAGVPFLIKDLAQDYRGYPTSRGSRALATHIATEHSHGVRRLLDAGLVIFGKTNTPEFGAKGITEPTFWGPTRNPWDLNVTPGGSSGGSAAAVAAGIVPAAGASDGGGSIRIPAACTGLFGLKSSRGLMPYGPQTGEPLFGMGVEGVVTRTVRDAAAFYDALIGPTASSTYPAPLHTESFSTRIASRPRLLRIGLTTKSAINPNPHPEARAAVEHAASLLTDLGHQVEEVEPPHDDAELARDFLDIWFAKCAAQVDEVRRLTGAPDSHFEADTLALAELGRAAGVVPLFTALDHINDHVLALERFHRTHDLLLTPTLAMPPPQIGSMTTPPLLQRAARLAARARSGRVMARLGIVDQLISESLGWVPCTQLANLTGRPAMSVPLHWTEAGLPLGVQFVGRLGADGDLLALAAGLEEAAPWFHRYADIAL